In Planctobacterium marinum, the DNA window CGATCGATCCAGTCCACTACGGATAATATCGTGGGTTTTACTGTTGGTATGGGTGATATAGCAAGAGATTTGTCGCGGATGCTGTGCGCGATTGCCAAGATAAGAAAACACCGGCAAAGGCGTATCACCTGGCTGCTCTTGCATCACCGAATAATCTAAGGTTCTGGCGTCTAAGCGGGCAGGGGTACCGGTTTTTAATCGGTCTACGCGAAATGGCAAAGCACGTAATCGTTTAGCCAGGGCATTTGATGGTGCATCACCAGCTCGACCACCTTGATGATTTTCAAGACCAATGTGTATTACCCCACCAAGGAAAGTACCAGCGGTTAATACCACTGTTTTGGCCATGAATTTTACACCCATTTGGGTAACAACGCCCACGATCCTGTCATTTTCAATAATAAAATCGTCACAGGATTGCTGAAAAATGGTGAGGTTTTCCTGGTTTTCCAGCTTTTGACGAATATGGGTTCGGTATAACGCCCGATCTGCCTGAGCACGTGTAGCCCTGACAGCAGGGCCTTTGCTGGCATTTAATGTTCGAAATTGGATACCAGCGTGATCAATGGCAACGGCCATTTCTCCACCTAATGCATCAATTTCTTTAACAAGATGACCTTTTCCAATCCCACCAATTGCAGGATTACAGGACATTTGTCCTAGCGTTTCCATATTTTGTGTTAACAGAAGCGTGCGTACACCGATACGCGCTGCTGCTAAAGCAGCCTCGGTTCCAGCGTGTCCACCACCGACGACGATAACATCATATTGTTGTGTGTAAACCATCAATAGCCTCTGTTAAAAAATGGGGCGCTTATTCTATACACAAATAAGGTTTTGTAAACTGTTTATATTTTAGACAATATGGGATTTTAATGGAAATGCCGCAAAGTTATAAAAAATAAAGATCTGTATAGATCTTTTATTATTTTTATTATTAAGCAGGCGTTTTTCTGTGGAAAACCTTATTTTAATTATATTTATCAATTGCTTACGTACTTAATAAGTTGTCATTTAATACTGTATTTCTCACCGTAAACTCGGTGATAACTTGCCACGTTATCCACAGATGGATTTTTGCTGAAAAGTTATTCAAGGATCTTCTGACCATGATCTCACGGCTTATTCCTTATTTTATTCACAGGTGTGATCAAAGTACGATCTAGCTGTGGGTAAATTGTGATCTGTGCCGTTTTTCGGGTTTTCTCGGATGTGCATAACTTTTGATCAATAAATCCAAGATAGTTGCAAAATAATTAGTTATGCCATTTTAGTGACTGTTAGTTATACAAATACAGTGTGATATTTAGACGTTTACTAGTAAAAAATAAAAACGGTAAGACAAAAAGAGAGTTGTTAACAGGGATTAGAAAGTGGAAAAGTGATTTTTAAGCCCGATAGTTTTGAATATGATGGATGTAGTTATCGTCAAAAATAAGTGAAATAGGTTTGTATTGATAGCAACTTAGTAGTCCTGATGAGTGTAGTTGGAAGTTTTTCTATACTTTATTTATACGTCAGGAAAGCTGAAAGGGCCAGGAGCACAGGAAAATGGGCAACATGTATGTTGTACAAATCGATATTGTGGGCTCGTTTTAGGTCCGCTTTGAGCTGCAGGGATGCAGTGAATGCCATTTGTGCCGGGAGCTTTTAAACGGCCAGGCGGACAGTTTCGTAAATATTGCTTTAGCCAGTACTGTTTTCTGCACGGTCGATTTTTGCCCGAGCAAATTCAGCATTTACCGCTGTCCAGATCGTCTTTTTTTGCTCCCTGCAAAAAAGACATACACACCATCCATGGTGCTCGCCGATTAATGCTCCTGCCGTATCGACATTCACACCATCCATGGCGCTCAAGCAAGACCTACATAGGTTAAATCGAGGCTGTGGATAGCAGAGATGGGTTTATTTCACCTGATTAGGTCGATAACCGGTGTTGGTATCGCTATAGCCACTGTATTCATCTGAGAGGCTATCACGTCGACTGGGGCCACTGAACTTCACCTTGTAGGTATCGTATTCCTTGATGGATTCAAAGCAGTACTGGCCAAGTGCGTTTTGTAGTTGTGGTAAACCGTGATTAGTGATGAGTATACAATTCTTTTTGTTGGCCAGACGCTGTCTTAACAGGTTGCCCAGCCAGCTTTGTGAATTTTTATTGAGTTGCGTTTCATTGACACAAACCTCATCCAGGATGAGCAAGTCAACTTCAATCAGATCTTTGTTTATTTCGCGGAACTTTTCGCCGACGTTATCTTGCGCTTTGTAATCCCAGGAAAAGGTACGCAATTCCAATAAACTGGAGAGCTGTCGATAGAGCACGGTAATTTCATGCTCGTTGATAAGCTCATGCGCAATAGCTCCGGCAATATGGGATTTACCGCGACCGTAGTCACCGTAAAACAACATCAGGTGAGAGCCACTTTCACGCCAACTACTGTCTTGGTGGGCGGCAATAAAACTTTTTGCGATGCTGACAGCTTCTACTACGTCTGGACTATCCAGTTCCAGGTTTTCAAAACGCCACTTTGGGTTGAGGTCGGATTTACCTTGCAGTGTCGCGACGCGATCCACTCTGGCTTTTTGTTGAGCCAACTGTATATCTTGATTTGCTTGTAACTCATAAACTTTGCGCAAAGACTGATAATCCATTGCCGGACCAGAATCCAATTTTTTGCCCAAGGTCTCTGAAAATTTTCTGAGTTTGTCGTTAAGATTTTCCATGGTATCTGTCTATGAGTTTCTTGGTATTTTCGTCAATCACCACTTCAGGTTGTTTTTCTACCTGCTGGTAACCAATGATGGAATCTGGATTATAGCCTTTTATTTGTCGGGATTTGCGAATATGGAGCACAAATTTTTGTGTCCATTGCCACTCTGAAAAAGTCTGTTCAGGACGGCCTAGCCAATAGGCAATAAACTCGCCTAGCTCGGTATCAGAATAGTCTTTTTGTATCACGCCAACCAGTTGTGCTATTTCTTCGAAAGTTTTGTCGTTGGGACGCCAGTCTTTGTTTATTCTTTTGCGTTGCGACAACGCCGGGTTTTGTACTTGCAGCATTTGTGGCAGCCGGAACTGCACACCCGAAAGGGAATCACTGTCATTG includes these proteins:
- a CDS encoding ATP-binding protein, giving the protein MENLNDKLRKFSETLGKKLDSGPAMDYQSLRKVYELQANQDIQLAQQKARVDRVATLQGKSDLNPKWRFENLELDSPDVVEAVSIAKSFIAAHQDSSWRESGSHLMLFYGDYGRGKSHIAGAIAHELINEHEITVLYRQLSSLLELRTFSWDYKAQDNVGEKFREINKDLIEVDLLILDEVCVNETQLNKNSQSWLGNLLRQRLANKKNCILITNHGLPQLQNALGQYCFESIKEYDTYKVKFSGPSRRDSLSDEYSGYSDTNTGYRPNQVK
- a CDS encoding DnaT-like ssDNA-binding domain-containing protein: MNQTELQSLAKPLHNNSRVLYLLYFRPAANPQTGNCPPLNYKAIQELLNSGGANITLGREINEFILELIAEELLEPLTTINDSDSLSGVQFRLPQMLQVQNPALSQRKRINKDWRPNDKTFEEIAQLVGVIQKDYSDTELGEFIAYWLGRPEQTFSEWQWTQKFVLHIRKSRQIKGYNPDSIIGYQQVEKQPEVVIDENTKKLIDRYHGKS